The genomic region ATTTCATCTACGATGCAGATGATAAGAATATTACAGACTGGCTTGAAAAAAATCCGGTAAGATCTCAAAAACTGCCTTTTTCAATAGAGAAGAAAATTGAGAATGGCGCTTATATAGAAAATGAAAATATTGTTGTAACAATTAATAACACCAAGTTTACTATGCCAACATCAGAACTTGCCCTTCAAGGCAAACATAATGCTAAAAATGCTATGGCTGCGGCCACAGTGTCCCAACTGCTCCGAATTAGAAAGCAAACGATTAGAGAGAGTATGTCAAATTTCCAGGGAGTGGAACACCGCCTTGAAAAAGTGCTGAAGATTAACAATGTGCTCTACATCAATGATTCCAAAGCTACCAATGTGAACGCAACTTTTTATGCGCTGGAGAGTATGGAATCTGAAACGGTCTGGATCGTTGGAGGAGTGGATAAGGGGAATGTGTATGATGACCTTCTCCCATTGGTGAATGAAAAGGTGAAAGCCATTATCTGCCTTGGTGTTGATAATCAAAAGATCAAAGCTTCATTTGGGAATATCGTGGAAACTATGGTAGAAACTACCTCAATGAGTGAGGCGGTGCAAATGGCTTATAGACTTGCAGAAAAAGGAGATAACGTGTTGCTTTCTCCGGCATGCGCAAGTTTCGATCTGTTCGAAAATTACGAGGACAGGGGAAGACAATTTAAAGATGCAGTTAGAAATTTATAAGATTTAGAGGACGTCATCCTGTCCCGATGATTCGGGAGTTACAGGATTTATAAAAATAAATTGATTAGAAGCTGAAATAAGGTCAGCTTGACGAAATAAAATAGATAGAAAAGACGCAAATGAGCAACGTTTTTGCAAATCTTAAAGGAGACAAGGTAATCTGGGCAGTAGCCGGACTGTTGGCGATATTTTCATTTTTGCCGGTTTACAGTGCCAGTAGTAACCTTGCTTATCTTCATGGTGATGGAAGTACTTCCGGATATCTGGTAGTGCACTTCTTCCATTTGCTGCTTGGGTTTTGCGTGTTGTTCGCAGTTCATAAAATACCCTACCATTATTTTCGTGGTATTTCGATATTGTTATTGCCGGTGGTTATATTATTGCTTTTAATAACCATCGCTCAGGGAACTACTATCGATGGTGCTTATGCCAGTAGATGGATTCAGATCCCGGTGGTTAATGTGTCGTTTCAGTCTTCGACTCTGGCATCCGTTGTACTGATGGTTTACGTAGCCAGATATCTGTCCAAGATCACCGAAAGAACAGTTACATTTAAAGAGACAATTCTTCCACTTTGGCTGCCTGTTTTCGCGGTATTAGTATTAATTTTGCCGGCCAATTTCTCCACAACGGCGATCATTTTCTGTATGACGCTGGTGTTGATGTTCTTAGGTGGATATCCCATTAAATATCTTGGTGCAATTGTAGGCGTAGGGATCATAATGCTGAGCATTTTTGTCCTTACCGCCAAGGCATTTCCTGGTCTTATGCCAAACCGAGTGGATACCTGGACCAGCAGGATTGAAACATTTTTTGATGATGAAGAGGGAGCGGAGCAATATCAGGTTGAAAAAGCTAAAATTGCTATCGCCCAGGGAGGCATCACCGGAACCGGAATTGGAAAAAGTGTTCAAAGAAATTTTTTACCTCAATCATCTTCAGATTTTATCTACGCGATAATTGTTGAAGAAATGGGATTAATAGGTGCTTTTGGAGTGATGCTTGCATATTTACTGTTGCTTTTTAGAATAGTAATTGTTGCTACTAAAGCCAATACTGTCTTTGGAAAACTCGTT from Gramella sp. MT6 harbors:
- the murD gene encoding UDP-N-acetylmuramoyl-L-alanine--D-glutamate ligase, encoding MSKKIAILGGGESGIGTAILAKKNGYEIFLSDKGKIKDKYKEVLKHIEIEWEDEKHTESKIFDADVVMKSPGIPDTSPMIVKLKEKGIPVISEIEFASWFSEVPIIGITGSNGKTTVTNLVQHLLKEGGIDSGMGGNIGNSYAKLVAEENHDWYVLELSSFQLDGIVDFRPHIAILTNITPDHLDRYEYKLENYIASKFRIAENQTEDDYFIYDADDKNITDWLEKNPVRSQKLPFSIEKKIENGAYIENENIVVTINNTKFTMPTSELALQGKHNAKNAMAAATVSQLLRIRKQTIRESMSNFQGVEHRLEKVLKINNVLYINDSKATNVNATFYALESMESETVWIVGGVDKGNVYDDLLPLVNEKVKAIICLGVDNQKIKASFGNIVETMVETTSMSEAVQMAYRLAEKGDNVLLSPACASFDLFENYEDRGRQFKDAVRNL
- a CDS encoding FtsW/RodA/SpoVE family cell cycle protein, which gives rise to MSNVFANLKGDKVIWAVAGLLAIFSFLPVYSASSNLAYLHGDGSTSGYLVVHFFHLLLGFCVLFAVHKIPYHYFRGISILLLPVVILLLLITIAQGTTIDGAYASRWIQIPVVNVSFQSSTLASVVLMVYVARYLSKITERTVTFKETILPLWLPVFAVLVLILPANFSTTAIIFCMTLVLMFLGGYPIKYLGAIVGVGIIMLSIFVLTAKAFPGLMPNRVDTWTSRIETFFDDEEGAEQYQVEKAKIAIAQGGITGTGIGKSVQRNFLPQSSSDFIYAIIVEEMGLIGAFGVMLAYLLLLFRIVIVATKANTVFGKLVVMGVGLPVVFQALINMGVAVELFPVTGQTLPLVSSGGTSIWMTCIALGIILSVSAKREELKESENKELEGEEENPLDILSEAI